DNA from Podarcis muralis chromosome 13, rPodMur119.hap1.1, whole genome shotgun sequence:
gcacaTGTCTTGATGgtggaactgcattgcaacattcagaAAAGTGCAGATTTCATTACAACCTAACAGGTGAGCCCAATGCAAAACTGTCCACTCACCTgatgcagttttttttttaaaaaaactgccccCTTGCTTTTCTGGCGACACAAAACACAAACTGGGCAAGGTACTGCCTTCCTCATCGGTTGGCCGCTGGTGTTAAGCCGTCCTTTGGAATGGGGAAGGATAGCAACTGGTGGTGGGAGAAATTGAGAATACAAGGGCGCTTAGATCTCAAGATGGGAGGAGGGAAAACACCAGGGAAGCTGGCGTTTACGTGTAGGCCtgtatgtgcgtgtgtgtctgaggacatgtctgtctgtctgggagGTCAACAGAGGGCGGGGAggcaggagcgggggggggggggagaatccctgCAGAGTCAGACAGGATGAGCCAGTGTGAATATGTGTGCATGACAGAAAGCATGAAAAGGAAGGCatgggctgggggctgggggtgggaaggaataGGCTACATCCCTTTGCCTATCCTTCAAACAAGCCGGGAAGACCCACCCTCATCCTGTCTGCTTGTGAAGGTTTCGGAAGCTCCTCCAAAAGCCCCACCCCCTGAACAGTAGCATAAAAgccacacacccaccccagcGACTGGACACTAAACAGCTACTGCTGGACAGAGCCTCAGAGTCAAAGTGACCGGACCAGACTCAACTCGACTGAACCGCTGGAGATATCAGGTAAGTGTCTCCATCTCCTCTGGACTTCTGCGTGCTCTGGGATTTAGAGAGGCTTTGTGGCTTCTCAGGTAGCTGATAGGCTTGCGTTAAGAAGGGCTTTGGTGAGCCTCTCTTGGCTTTTGGGAGGTAAAGCAGATGTTATCGACCCAGAAGTGTGGATGGGATGGAACTGATCAGGTGGGCTGTGATGATCTATCAATAGCTGAGGCAATATATTCCTCTGGCTTTGGGGAGGGAAGCATATGAGCTGGATGTGAGCATCACTTGGCTACTTCCAGGGGGATCGGAGAAGGTTCAGAATGGCTCACTGTTTTCCAACAGATTAATTAAATTCCTTTCTGGGGCTTAATTTATAAACTTGAATTAAAAATTAATTGGGGGCACATTTTTTGtcgctattttttttttaaaaagtggtcaaTCTAATTGATTTATCaaacaaaacattgcagtaaTTACCTGCCAGGGGTCccacctcattttaaaatacttatttACATGCATTCATATCCGATTTAAAATATCCCATGGATGAGTTCTGTGAGCACCAAAAATGCATTGTTGTAGACCTCACCATAAGGGAGAGATGCTGCTTTTGCCGAGTCTCGGGCTGCCTTGAAATCGCACCCTCATCCAAGATATGTGGAGGGTTGTGGTTGTTGGTGAGGAAGGCAAGGCAGTCTGCTCAGATATATTTTTGTTAATACTTCAGGTGCCCCTTGAACGCAGGATCCAGAACGGAGCCAGAATGAACTATAACGCAAATTCATCTTTGCCCTTTTCTTCGCAGGTCAGGATCATGGATTCAAGAAGTTTTGTTGTGATGCTTTGTTTGCTGATGACGTCTTCATGTCAGCCCTGGAGGGCATTTGGAGCACCAGACAGGTGAGCAGCTGGGAAATGGGCAGGCGGCGATTCAGGGTGGTTGGTTTCGAGTAAGGAGGAGGGCAACACAATGCATAAACCACAAAATTCACCCCCCGCAAGAGGTAGCAATGGGGCCaccaactttaataataataataataataataataattattattattattattattattattattattattattattatttataccctgcctactcggctgggtttccccagccactctaggtgacttccaacaaaatatgaaaatccaataattcatcaaatattaaaagcttccataaacagggctgccttcagatgtcttctaaaagtcagatagttgtttatttccttgacatctgctgggagggcattccacagggcgggcatcactaccaagaaggccctctgtctggttccctgtaactctgcttcttgcagtgagggaaccgccagaaggccctcagtgctggacctcagtgtctgggtgggggtggagacgctccttcaggtatactgggctgaggccaattagggctttaaaggtcagcaccaacactttgaattgtgcccggaaatgtactgggagccaatataggtctttcaggaccagtgttatgtggtctcagcacattaatggctttaaaagaaaattaggcAACTTGATGGCTATTAATGGCTGCTCCCCATGATGTCTATGTGCTATACctgctgtcagaggcagtgttcttctgaatatcagttgctgagaaCCACAATCGTGGGGCTTGCCCATGCACTTAGGTATCGCTTGCGGGATTCCCGGCCACATCTGGGTGGCCGCTTgtgaacaggaggctggaccagatgggtcattggcGTGATTCTGATGTTCTGATGAGAAAGTGAGGGATCCTCCCCTCATCTTATGGCCATCATCAATGTGTTATAACCACCCTACTTCCCTGCTACCTTATTTTCTGCAGGCGGCAGCCCCCTCCTTTTGCCTCCTTCCTGAATCAGCTCCTGAAGATACGCGAAGGAGCAGGTGGCAGAGCCTTGCAGGAGCCTGGgctggaagcaggagaaaggTCCACCAAGTGGGAGCAGTTGGAGGGAGTGAGAAGCCAGCTGAACCTGTTGAAGAGgtaagtggtaccttggaaggacAACATCCCTGCACTCAGAGCAGACTAGCCCCATTAGATATAGCCACTAGATCACCCTCTTATTCCAGAGAACACTACCTTCAGCTTTCTGTCTCACACCCGTCCAGGAATGCAGggaactgctttatactgagtcataccCTCGACCCATCTTGCTTAGTAATGGTGGAAGGTCTTTTGGGTTTTTGGCAGGAGTCATTCtcttccctacctggagatgttggagtttggacctgggacattctgctactgagctatggcccttgatgatcatctgtcatggatgctttagcattCATGCATTACAGGCAATTGgaccaggtcccttccaactcaacagttctatgattctagagctCTGTCTTCCAGCGCAGTAGACCTCAGACCTTCCCAGAGAACCTGGGAGTCAGGGCATGGTCTTCCAACCAGTCAAACCTGTGCGACAATAGATCTAGAACAGGGCTAGCCAATGTGCTgccttccagatcttgctggattcTAaatcccagggatgatgggatttgtagtctgaaGGGTACCACGCTGGCTACGTCTGATCTAGAATATAATAATCTTGATTTTGCTTGATCTGCATTTTGCAAgaacaaaatctctctctctatcttacaatttaaatttcattttttcccttgGGGTTAGGGCTTGTGAAACAGCCTGGCAAGCTAAACGTATCATCTAACCATACAACACCTATTTGTGTCAGGCAGAAAATATGTAAAATGCGTCCTACAGACAGAAGTTGCCAAAccgtctctcccctcccccttttaattaACCTGGGAGGTGTTTTGCTTCCCAATAGGCAGAAATTTTGCCGGTGAAGCTTTTTCTGATGCTGTAATGAAATAACTCACGAGGACTCTTCCCATTAAAACAGTGGATGCAGTTAGGAGTACCGTGACACTTTATtaccatgttggggggggggcggaattcaCTGGCAAAACTGATTTTTCCTCCTACACATGTTTGGGGCATGACCCAGTTTTGATTTGCAATTGCATGATACCGATCTAATTTGacaaatagtctgactcagtataagacagcttccagtGTCCCTATATTTGGGTGGTTGTGAagactgagccccccccccccagtgtgaaaGTTAGCCTTTTACTATTCTTCTGTTTTAAATCACGGCCCCAAACTGGACCAGGCTGAGATGAAGCCATCTCTTGGCTGGGCGAAAGCCAATTCCTAGCCCTATGACAATCTTAGCCTGAGTCCCTCAGGTGGTGCGATGGGTCAGTGCACCAGGCTGTtaaccaaaaggttggtggttcgagtccACCCAGGGactgctgtgggcaggattcctgcattggagggtttgactagatgacccttggggtgccctTCTAACTATGATTTGAAGCCTCAGCTCCAGTATAGCATGGATAGGGAGCCTGTgtttctccagatattgctggactataaTTCACATCATTCCCCCATCACTGGCTGCGCCCTATATAGGTCCTCTACAAGACCCTAGTGTTCCTCACacttcttttccccacccacagcTCCACTCCTGGACACCGTGTCCCCCGGCACCTCCTGGCCTTGCCTTCCATGCGCGGATGCCAGCTTGGCACCTGCCAGGTGCAGAACCTTGCCAACCTGCTGTACCGTTACGGGGGCAACAACCAGAAGGACGAATCCCGCAAGAACAACAAGGACACAGCCGATCCCATGGGCTATGGGCGCAGGAGACGCCGGGCGGCTGGGCATGGCTTGCCCACTCCCACTTAAGAGACACCATGCTGACGAGGGGAGAGACGGGCACTAACTGAACCAGGCTCTGGGAAGCCGCAAGGATCAAGAGAACACACTCAGTGGCCCCGAGCGCTCAGAGGCAATGGGCAACTACAAGCGTGGCCACCATCATGGGATGGTTGTGGGTCTTCTTCTGtctccagcattttagtgcccTCCATCCCAGTTCAAGATTTGGGCCACTGGTGCCTAGGCAAAGCTTCATAGGGATGCAAGGCTGCAGAGTGGATAGCTGCTACGGCTCACAGGGTGTTCAATGGAGTTGTGTGTTCAGCGGCGGTCAAGCTAAGAGCCCCCTCTCCAACGGGGCAGCAGCTCTTTGCCAGAACGCAGGAGGAGGATGCTATAGAAGCCAAGGAAG
Protein-coding regions in this window:
- the LOC144325136 gene encoding pro-adrenomedullin-like, translating into MDSRSFVVMLCLLMTSSCQPWRAFGAPDRRQPPPFASFLNQLLKIREGAGGRALQEPGLEAGERSTKWEQLEGVRSQLNLLKSSTPGHRVPRHLLALPSMRGCQLGTCQVQNLANLLYRYGGNNQKDESRKNNKDTADPMGYGRRRRRAAGHGLPTPT